The proteins below come from a single Gimesia alba genomic window:
- a CDS encoding CoA transferase: MQGTATQQQIFEEITAPLGVTFDSESPVEIIQQPGYIDSPVATHDFATAALAALGKATATIGQMRGLGSQAMRIDRRHAGLVLNSVAYHFQEGWQLDISPVHTPVNNFFTTKDSRHVMYNGAYTHLREGILQFLNCVGEREAIADATSHYAAQDLEDQLSALGLCTTIVRDQQEWLDHPQGKAIAAAPVIELTKMADGPPEPFSKDVSRPLEQIRVLEFARVLAGPTIGRSLAEQGADVIHGRHPYLDHIFPFEVETGWGKKSAYLDYQSERDRSLIFHLLESADVFIDGLRHGAMARAGFSVEELTRRKKNLIIVQLDCYGFQGPWAERRGWEQLAQSCTGLAKIHSANQPQLSLIPAYFNDYGTGLLGALGATAALIRRATEGGSWLVRVALTKTAMLATRYHNNIEEPVPITQEDLENYLVDQESRLGLLTRVAPAIQFERTPSFSARAGTAPGSDTLNLCWDSEPSPPQQLPHRPTEIFPQHQVHWKANQTL; this comes from the coding sequence ATGCAGGGAACAGCGACACAACAGCAGATATTCGAGGAAATCACCGCGCCGCTGGGGGTGACCTTTGATTCGGAGAGTCCGGTTGAAATCATTCAGCAGCCCGGCTATATCGACTCGCCTGTGGCCACGCATGATTTCGCGACGGCGGCGCTCGCTGCGCTTGGCAAGGCGACCGCGACCATCGGTCAGATGCGCGGGCTTGGCTCACAGGCGATGCGCATCGACCGCCGCCATGCGGGGCTGGTGCTGAATTCAGTTGCCTATCATTTTCAGGAAGGCTGGCAACTCGACATTTCGCCCGTGCATACGCCCGTGAATAATTTCTTCACGACAAAAGACAGTCGGCACGTGATGTATAACGGAGCCTACACGCATCTGCGGGAAGGCATTCTGCAATTTTTGAATTGTGTGGGAGAACGAGAGGCGATTGCCGACGCGACATCACACTATGCTGCGCAGGATCTGGAAGACCAGCTTTCCGCGCTGGGACTCTGTACGACCATCGTCCGTGATCAACAAGAGTGGCTCGATCATCCGCAGGGGAAAGCCATCGCTGCCGCACCGGTGATTGAGCTGACGAAAATGGCAGACGGACCGCCCGAACCTTTTTCGAAAGATGTATCGCGTCCGCTGGAACAGATCCGGGTGCTCGAATTCGCGCGGGTCCTTGCCGGACCGACGATTGGTCGGAGTCTGGCCGAGCAGGGGGCCGACGTGATTCACGGCCGCCATCCTTATCTCGATCACATTTTCCCCTTTGAAGTCGAGACCGGCTGGGGAAAAAAGTCGGCTTACCTCGATTATCAATCTGAGCGAGATCGCAGTTTGATTTTCCACTTACTCGAATCAGCCGACGTCTTCATTGACGGGCTGCGCCATGGTGCGATGGCGCGTGCGGGTTTTTCCGTTGAGGAACTGACGCGGCGAAAAAAGAATCTGATCATCGTGCAGCTTGACTGCTACGGCTTTCAAGGTCCCTGGGCAGAACGTCGCGGCTGGGAGCAACTCGCACAAAGTTGTACGGGACTTGCTAAAATCCATAGCGCCAATCAACCGCAGCTCAGTTTGATTCCCGCTTACTTTAACGATTATGGGACCGGTTTGCTGGGAGCCCTCGGTGCGACAGCCGCCCTCATTCGTCGTGCGACCGAAGGGGGGAGTTGGTTAGTTCGTGTGGCGCTTACCAAAACGGCGATGCTCGCGACCCGGTATCACAACAATATTGAAGAACCCGTGCCGATCACACAGGAAGACCTGGAGAACTATCTCGTCGATCAGGAGAGCCGCCTGGGCCTGCTCACGCGAGTCGCACCGGCAATTCAGTTCGAACGCACTCCTTCATTCAGTGCTCGCGCAGGCACTGCTCCCGGTTCTGACACACTTAATTTATGTTGGGACTCTGAACCTTCCCCTCCCCAACAGCTGCCGCATCGTCCCACAGAAATCTTCCCACAGCATCAGGTCCACTGGAAAGCCAATCAGACGTTGTAA
- a CDS encoding right-handed parallel beta-helix repeat-containing protein → MRSTLLFLLILFLSLPATSIAQQAKQAFPIVTSNQTIQETLDAQPGRMLFLPAGDYEISEKLVIRSDGSGLYGPGRIIQTNPEAPFIEIEHRAGVQFRDIVLTRPEGKQSTAIEAVNARDCQDLVLDNVTVKNHRTRSGVFYLLNCKNATIRNCTITNYMRIAVDDRTASPDWGYAFHCIDGSGIVVNASTGTLIQGNRITEQELLPTPEVQEKYQLGQFVKKNDTKGALTSQQTWEQESVKNWHQGSAIIVTSPAASDRTQILGNTIENGAQGIDLHSDHVIVSQNIVSNCFVGMKAMHGSRHIAIIGNQFIKNDLWSIGLMPGAASYAAQAAAKDQPAKSDNSDGGSIIANNIISEFGFGNAHWIWGDNGNPILLDSGQKPENTPLADVILQGNIVQNSGRFEATKKNQQPRYVYAVRVDRKATNIHFSNNIFDPGREGVSNVELKK, encoded by the coding sequence ATGCGCTCGACTCTGTTGTTCCTACTGATACTTTTCCTCTCCCTCCCGGCTACCAGCATAGCGCAACAAGCCAAACAGGCGTTTCCGATTGTCACCTCTAACCAGACGATCCAGGAAACCCTCGACGCGCAGCCGGGGCGGATGCTGTTTCTACCCGCCGGTGATTATGAGATCTCGGAGAAACTCGTTATTCGCAGCGATGGGAGCGGCCTGTATGGACCGGGGCGGATTATCCAAACCAATCCTGAAGCCCCGTTTATCGAAATCGAACATCGCGCGGGTGTGCAGTTTCGGGACATTGTGTTGACGCGGCCCGAAGGGAAACAGTCGACCGCCATTGAAGCCGTCAACGCGCGGGACTGCCAGGATCTGGTCCTGGATAATGTGACGGTCAAAAATCACCGCACCCGCTCCGGCGTATTTTATCTGCTGAATTGTAAAAATGCGACGATCCGAAATTGTACGATTACGAATTACATGCGCATCGCCGTCGACGATCGCACTGCCTCGCCCGACTGGGGCTACGCCTTTCACTGTATCGACGGCAGCGGCATCGTCGTCAACGCGAGTACCGGCACACTGATTCAAGGCAACCGCATCACCGAACAGGAACTCTTGCCCACACCCGAAGTGCAGGAAAAATATCAACTCGGGCAATTTGTCAAAAAGAACGACACAAAAGGGGCGTTAACGAGCCAACAGACCTGGGAACAGGAATCGGTCAAGAACTGGCATCAGGGCTCAGCCATTATCGTGACTTCACCCGCCGCCAGTGATCGAACGCAGATTCTGGGTAACACGATCGAAAACGGTGCCCAGGGCATCGACCTGCATTCTGACCATGTGATCGTGTCGCAGAATATCGTTTCCAACTGTTTCGTCGGCATGAAAGCCATGCACGGTTCGCGGCACATCGCCATTATCGGCAATCAGTTCATCAAAAACGACCTCTGGAGCATCGGCCTGATGCCTGGGGCCGCTTCGTATGCGGCTCAAGCAGCCGCGAAAGACCAGCCCGCCAAAAGTGATAACAGCGACGGCGGCTCGATCATTGCCAACAACATCATTTCCGAATTCGGCTTTGGGAACGCCCACTGGATCTGGGGCGACAATGGGAATCCGATTTTGCTCGACTCCGGTCAAAAACCGGAGAACACGCCGCTCGCCGATGTGATCCTTCAGGGAAACATTGTGCAGAATTCGGGCCGCTTTGAAGCCACGAAAAAGAACCAGCAGCCACGCTACGTCTACGCTGTCCGCGTCGACCGCAAAGCGACCAACATTCATTTTTCAAATAATATTTTCGATCCCGGCCGCGAAGGCGTGAGCAACGTCGAGCTAAAAAAGTAA
- a CDS encoding SWIM zinc finger family protein has translation MATDLQEHLYQYRFASDVDQGLIHLAASGGAADSISEGPFFAGRVKHPRDAATLLLTLSTIVRTHFFDARPPQMDPIVTASRSLVRWEGFSGCCGAYARLDLDECAFETEQRRFGTTNVDFNPEMLTHLGRIGRADEVRLSIEAEAVTLEHNQSAVIEKKVRLPRRWIKGLSEVQVYQSRLELKQRFTPALLIPLIQSAARIGGSSQHLSISGGRPRFTTRAGASTIPVGGASRLSALRTILPIVREVSLYADERSGVHAWVGETDWCRFWLVLSPALQRGFSGEGQLLDSLVHDDWQERVDAILELLAGAETSPSGPAETIDPAELATRLGCTTSAARDSLAALATNGLAGFDAGNGFYFQRQLPFEERLVTRDQPRLRAARKLFEQGAVQMLPGESPGNTDAEVNSNGTTYYVRFRPEGEKCTCPWFSRYQGQRGPCKHILATRMTLEMKHHD, from the coding sequence GTGGCGACCGACCTGCAGGAACATCTCTACCAGTATCGTTTTGCCTCGGACGTTGACCAGGGATTGATTCATCTGGCCGCCAGCGGGGGAGCCGCCGATTCGATCTCGGAAGGACCGTTCTTTGCCGGTCGTGTGAAGCATCCGCGTGACGCCGCGACCCTGTTGCTGACCCTCAGTACGATTGTCCGCACCCATTTTTTTGATGCACGACCACCTCAGATGGATCCGATTGTCACCGCCAGTCGTTCGCTGGTACGGTGGGAAGGATTCAGTGGTTGTTGTGGCGCCTACGCGCGACTCGATCTGGATGAGTGTGCGTTCGAAACCGAACAGCGCCGTTTTGGCACGACGAACGTGGACTTCAACCCTGAGATGTTGACTCATCTGGGACGCATCGGTCGTGCGGATGAGGTCCGATTGAGTATCGAAGCCGAGGCAGTGACCCTGGAACACAATCAGTCCGCAGTGATAGAAAAAAAAGTCCGGCTGCCGCGACGCTGGATTAAAGGGCTCAGCGAAGTACAGGTCTATCAGTCGCGGCTGGAACTGAAACAACGTTTTACGCCCGCATTGTTGATCCCGTTGATTCAAAGTGCGGCCCGCATAGGCGGGAGCAGTCAGCATCTCTCGATCAGTGGGGGACGGCCCCGGTTTACTACGCGGGCAGGTGCCAGCACGATTCCCGTGGGAGGGGCCAGCCGTCTGTCGGCACTGCGGACCATTCTGCCGATCGTCCGCGAAGTGAGCCTGTATGCCGACGAGCGTTCCGGCGTGCATGCCTGGGTGGGGGAGACCGACTGGTGTCGTTTCTGGCTGGTGCTGTCGCCAGCGCTGCAGCGGGGCTTTTCGGGGGAAGGACAGTTACTTGATTCGCTGGTGCATGACGACTGGCAGGAACGCGTCGATGCGATTCTGGAACTGCTGGCCGGTGCGGAAACCTCGCCGAGCGGACCTGCAGAAACCATCGACCCGGCTGAACTGGCGACGCGACTGGGTTGTACCACCAGCGCCGCCCGCGACAGTCTCGCGGCACTGGCCACCAATGGCCTGGCCGGATTTGACGCCGGCAACGGATTTTATTTTCAGCGACAGCTGCCGTTTGAAGAGAGACTGGTCACCCGGGATCAGCCCCGACTGCGCGCTGCCCGCAAACTGTTTGAACAAGGGGCGGTCCAAATGTTACCTGGTGAATCACCGGGAAACACTGACGCGGAAGTAAACAGCAACGGAACCACTTACTATGTACGTTTCCGACCAGAGGGAGAGAAGTGCACGTGCCCCTGGTTCAGCCGATACCAGGGTCAACGCGGCCCCTGTAAACACATCTTAGCGACCCGCATGACATTGGAAATGAAGCACCATGATTGA
- a CDS encoding carboxypeptidase regulatory-like domain-containing protein has protein sequence MKYVLSPLRRNAFLLVILSLPLMATAAEPASQKNAKQQVTDKVTLSGIVVDEQDKPAQGVTVFVEWQYPEQGRAETKTDKQGRFTFSAAKKNVYRQMIQAITDTGQKLAQRRILRRNIDQDHAQHELRLQLQPARRVELHVVDANTKPIADAKTGIMGDYKVWGTNSTDEKGQVVYHVPHDVKIQYVFALSEGHGADYKAYVLPRGQSGDKITRPPAFPDHPVQLKLEGAQPLKVQLKETDGTPIAGVKVYPWLLQKPDQTQDLNLSFFTSLVEQTTDAEGTVVFQWIPGWQKLPLTIWPRDKEHVLQRGNYDPKTGDGTLTIKLEKLVPISGRITLPDGSPAKGISVSASGEGYQFDSFRKSAHTDEQGRYVIKAAPNQVYLVVVNNGEWASTPHTGFALWPGKPIENLDFQLRPATRIYGRVTVGSQHDPVKGQRIHVYQYGQDANNMQGVKLPNPENKNKWVQPIIVHSTSTDEDGKFELFVGDGKFDIRGPAQIAVQRTNKVQKFEIAGESEKEFNFHAVRPEKGILEGSILAGDPPQSVPDAEVTGIYRASLAGGDMKATTDKSGKFKVERELHRTVIYARSQDKKLAGVFEIGPDDKTVTVSLRPLGTASGQLVDAKTQQPMQEREISYGVKVHLGNNNAPWRTSFGGKTTTDKEGRFEIVNLVLGQKYDINLVNRPKDQPSRISWRTVETVKVEDSQPVDLGVLEVKPPPKPYKPPTLEERIAKAFSVEGTPLERFQRGTQDAKITMQHLLILFGDPKSKAVKQFMTLRYQDQDVRKELYSFLVMAVDISADKRDAAQKLAKTLGVNLDGNPADFSLVITDEQGKPIVNTDVSSLSTDGKINKEKILALLKAHTVPTLDAQELLATALKQAKKENKRIIIQETATWCGPCRLLSRFLVRERDLWERDYLWIKIDYRWTGAFEMMKTMRAGAQGGIPWWAILDQDGKVLVTSNDEEGTNIGFPSDQSGREHFRSMLEKTSIRLTPMDINTLVDALKQNE, from the coding sequence ATGAAGTACGTCCTTTCGCCCCTGCGCCGGAATGCATTTTTGCTCGTGATCCTGTCGCTCCCTCTCATGGCAACCGCGGCTGAACCTGCCTCACAGAAGAATGCAAAACAGCAAGTTACAGACAAGGTAACCTTGAGCGGTATCGTGGTCGATGAACAGGATAAACCGGCCCAGGGAGTCACGGTCTTCGTCGAATGGCAGTATCCGGAACAGGGTCGAGCCGAAACCAAAACTGACAAGCAGGGGCGGTTCACATTTAGCGCAGCAAAAAAGAACGTGTATAGACAGATGATTCAGGCGATCACAGATACAGGACAGAAGCTTGCACAACGTCGGATTCTGCGACGCAATATTGATCAGGACCATGCGCAACATGAACTGCGATTGCAGTTACAGCCTGCGCGGCGTGTGGAACTACACGTGGTCGATGCAAACACTAAGCCAATCGCAGATGCCAAAACCGGCATCATGGGCGATTATAAGGTTTGGGGAACCAACTCAACCGATGAAAAAGGTCAAGTTGTCTATCACGTGCCCCACGATGTGAAAATTCAATATGTGTTCGCGCTCAGCGAGGGGCATGGTGCGGATTACAAAGCTTACGTCTTACCCCGTGGTCAGTCCGGAGACAAAATCACCAGGCCGCCCGCGTTCCCCGATCATCCCGTTCAATTGAAACTGGAGGGAGCCCAACCACTGAAAGTTCAGCTGAAAGAAACGGACGGTACACCGATCGCCGGTGTGAAAGTCTATCCCTGGCTATTACAAAAGCCGGATCAAACACAGGATCTGAACTTGTCATTTTTCACCAGTCTGGTGGAACAAACAACGGATGCAGAAGGCACGGTCGTCTTTCAGTGGATACCCGGCTGGCAAAAATTACCGCTCACGATCTGGCCTCGAGATAAAGAACACGTGCTTCAACGGGGTAACTATGATCCGAAAACCGGTGATGGCACGTTGACGATCAAACTGGAAAAGCTGGTCCCGATTTCAGGGCGAATAACACTCCCCGATGGTTCACCGGCCAAAGGAATTTCTGTCTCCGCCTCTGGTGAAGGGTATCAGTTTGACTCATTTCGAAAATCGGCGCACACTGATGAGCAAGGCCGTTATGTCATCAAGGCGGCTCCCAATCAGGTTTACCTCGTCGTTGTGAATAACGGAGAATGGGCATCCACTCCCCACACCGGATTTGCGCTCTGGCCAGGCAAGCCGATCGAAAACCTGGATTTCCAGCTCCGCCCTGCAACCCGCATCTATGGTCGCGTGACGGTCGGCTCCCAGCACGATCCAGTGAAAGGGCAGCGAATTCACGTCTATCAATATGGACAGGACGCTAACAATATGCAGGGGGTGAAACTGCCTAATCCGGAAAACAAGAATAAATGGGTGCAGCCGATTATTGTGCATAGTACTTCGACAGATGAAGACGGAAAATTCGAATTGTTCGTCGGTGATGGCAAGTTTGATATTCGTGGCCCCGCACAGATCGCTGTTCAAAGAACAAACAAAGTTCAAAAATTTGAAATCGCCGGCGAATCGGAAAAGGAATTTAACTTCCATGCCGTCCGACCGGAGAAAGGAATTCTGGAAGGAAGCATCCTCGCAGGTGACCCGCCTCAATCGGTTCCGGATGCTGAGGTCACCGGAATCTATCGCGCCAGCCTGGCAGGGGGCGATATGAAGGCAACAACAGACAAATCAGGCAAGTTTAAAGTCGAACGCGAACTGCATCGCACCGTGATTTACGCGCGCAGTCAGGATAAAAAACTGGCGGGTGTCTTTGAAATCGGCCCCGATGATAAAACCGTCACGGTATCGCTTCGTCCGCTAGGAACTGCTTCCGGCCAGCTCGTCGATGCGAAAACACAACAACCGATGCAGGAGCGTGAAATCAGCTACGGCGTCAAAGTGCATCTTGGCAATAATAACGCCCCCTGGCGAACCAGCTTCGGCGGGAAAACCACTACAGACAAAGAGGGGCGATTTGAAATCGTCAATCTAGTGCTGGGACAGAAATACGACATCAATCTCGTGAATCGCCCGAAAGACCAACCCAGTAGAATCAGCTGGCGGACTGTTGAAACGGTCAAAGTGGAAGACAGTCAGCCGGTTGACCTCGGCGTTCTGGAAGTCAAACCTCCCCCCAAACCGTATAAACCACCGACACTGGAAGAACGTATTGCCAAAGCATTTAGCGTAGAAGGCACGCCCCTCGAACGCTTCCAGCGCGGTACACAGGATGCAAAAATCACCATGCAGCATCTGCTGATTCTATTTGGTGACCCCAAAAGCAAAGCCGTCAAGCAATTCATGACCCTGCGTTATCAGGATCAGGACGTTCGTAAGGAGCTCTATTCGTTCCTCGTGATGGCCGTCGACATCTCTGCCGACAAACGCGATGCCGCGCAGAAACTGGCAAAAACGCTGGGAGTCAATCTCGACGGGAACCCTGCCGACTTCTCTCTGGTCATCACCGACGAACAGGGCAAACCCATCGTGAACACCGATGTCAGTTCCCTTTCAACAGACGGCAAGATCAACAAGGAGAAAATTCTCGCGTTATTGAAAGCACACACTGTACCGACACTCGATGCGCAAGAGCTGCTCGCGACTGCGCTCAAACAAGCGAAGAAAGAAAACAAACGCATCATCATTCAGGAGACCGCGACCTGGTGCGGCCCTTGCCGACTGCTCTCCCGTTTTCTGGTCAGGGAACGCGATCTATGGGAACGCGACTATCTCTGGATCAAGATCGATTATCGCTGGACGGGTGCCTTTGAGATGATGAAAACCATGCGCGCCGGAGCCCAGGGCGGCATCCCCTGGTGGGCCATCTTAGACCAGGACGGCAAAGTGCTGGTCACTTCCAATGACGAGGAAGGCACGAACATCGGTTTTCCCAGTGATCAAAGCGGCCGCGAACATTTCCGCAGCATGCTGGAAAAAACCTCGATTCGCCTGACCCCGATGGACATTAACACCCTCGTCGATGCTCTGAAACAGAACGAATAA
- a CDS encoding DUF7825 domain-containing protein: MIEALQDAILNKDPDAVVAALTDWDEDQRKAAIEPFNILMLALGFERNVIQPCSLGLDDPLVKQKRERDGIQQMFPWRKDLDKSLLIDYKMSYIAWLGRYALESLEGCIRFPTVPDHEAWAARILADRQPPWWDEWYASVTSKDRSHREIPPGYWSQLYEQKLVSADDFPAVINEFQIGLKDAMEAAPEATKLVLQEIPACRELVYSIPDQEYQLLEPKPWVPVIECLYQENLLDGKRLLESLLKALQGPLNKTERNGCLILMQAAKAKSETLAELQTEWTGLLSDSQAVVAGFAVEQLKQLEKADLLDAREAVTALPGIFSHKPKKHAKTAVDLLARIAADPAHRREAVEAAAVALMHPNKDIQKAALELQEKHLQVDDEAAFKTIELHLETIAPTLREKAAALLQTESQAQTESAADQSATTPADSTFTDLSLLETRASTIPKPVKELFRVDEAITAAQEGHADLSCRWSQQSVPVLTTAAPLQPIETVEELIEVTSAAVERLEDPDTAERIISGILRLYNERPNGFKTMTSSLAKRACASIDSRPQRGLTGGYHGTAFSLLIGAWLERKPDEDDYLFLDTPLQRFLNRLNQRIRAKTAYPLISSATHAGGWLDPRVWVERLKAAQEQQLEVLETDLERSCLRLAPEHRTAALEAARELKAPYQALAMTALGGDGSIDPALPPVVWIAALRARDAWGDVSKLLAPEERVIITETIAKLPDVIFPCDYEWTAGERLADSSMQQDVIRAWPTQGEAQLETKQHQNTMKQLLEALERDEDPAEALKNITAQKNKTTTSFRFLPAELHHLRPTLAPPFLYPYLENQWPMKLDWYWCLATKALALRVESGSSVDTPFGQFLLPLFELDRPLTLMAARALWIATVSKDGSARSMATEVWIALSDSDRLDLDLLTRALTEVMAGGWVKLNRASEVLAEVAAVSPAHALCIAPVLEAVLISLDPFPRNVAVLLEPLDEMNELLGRAVSPELKTRLEPIKSGKAKPLAKSLLSRADFITPACQAAVSRLLQARLERAERVAAAEF; this comes from the coding sequence ATGATTGAAGCGCTCCAGGATGCGATTTTGAACAAAGACCCCGACGCCGTCGTCGCCGCACTGACCGACTGGGACGAAGACCAGCGAAAAGCGGCGATTGAACCGTTTAACATTCTGATGCTGGCACTGGGCTTTGAGCGAAATGTCATTCAACCCTGTTCGCTGGGTCTGGACGACCCACTGGTCAAACAGAAACGAGAACGGGACGGAATTCAGCAAATGTTTCCGTGGCGTAAAGATCTCGATAAGAGTCTGCTCATCGATTACAAGATGTCCTACATTGCCTGGCTGGGACGCTACGCACTGGAAAGCCTGGAGGGCTGTATTCGCTTTCCCACCGTTCCCGATCACGAAGCATGGGCAGCCCGGATCCTGGCCGACCGACAGCCTCCCTGGTGGGATGAATGGTATGCCAGCGTGACCAGCAAAGATCGGTCTCATCGAGAAATACCACCGGGGTACTGGTCACAATTGTATGAACAAAAACTCGTTTCTGCTGATGATTTTCCGGCTGTGATCAATGAGTTCCAGATCGGTTTAAAGGATGCCATGGAGGCGGCGCCGGAGGCCACGAAGCTGGTCCTGCAGGAGATTCCCGCCTGTCGTGAACTCGTTTACTCGATCCCGGACCAGGAATATCAATTGCTCGAACCCAAGCCCTGGGTGCCTGTCATTGAATGCCTGTACCAGGAGAACCTGCTCGACGGCAAACGACTGCTGGAATCCCTGCTCAAAGCGTTGCAGGGACCGTTAAACAAGACGGAGCGAAACGGCTGTCTGATTCTAATGCAGGCGGCAAAAGCGAAGTCGGAAACACTGGCAGAACTGCAGACAGAGTGGACGGGGCTGTTATCGGACAGTCAGGCGGTGGTCGCGGGATTTGCCGTTGAGCAGTTGAAGCAACTCGAAAAAGCAGACCTGCTTGATGCCCGGGAAGCAGTCACCGCCCTACCCGGTATTTTCAGTCATAAACCGAAAAAACATGCAAAGACGGCGGTCGACCTGCTGGCCCGGATTGCCGCCGACCCCGCTCACCGACGAGAGGCAGTTGAAGCGGCGGCGGTTGCGCTGATGCATCCGAATAAAGATATTCAGAAAGCGGCTCTGGAACTGCAGGAAAAACATCTACAGGTCGATGATGAGGCGGCGTTCAAGACGATTGAATTGCATCTGGAAACGATCGCCCCCACGTTAAGAGAAAAAGCGGCAGCGCTGCTGCAGACAGAAAGCCAGGCTCAAACAGAATCAGCGGCAGACCAGTCAGCGACCACTCCCGCCGATTCCACGTTCACGGATTTGAGTCTCCTGGAAACCAGAGCATCCACAATTCCAAAACCAGTCAAGGAACTGTTCCGCGTGGACGAAGCGATAACGGCAGCCCAGGAGGGACACGCGGATCTCAGTTGCCGCTGGTCTCAACAGAGTGTTCCGGTACTGACGACCGCAGCTCCCTTACAGCCAATTGAAACGGTCGAGGAACTGATTGAAGTCACCTCTGCGGCCGTCGAGCGACTTGAAGATCCGGATACGGCGGAGCGGATTATCAGCGGAATCCTGCGTTTGTACAACGAACGACCGAATGGATTCAAGACGATGACCAGTTCGCTGGCCAAGCGGGCCTGTGCGTCGATAGACAGTCGTCCGCAACGCGGGCTCACGGGTGGTTATCACGGCACTGCCTTCTCGCTGTTAATCGGGGCGTGGCTGGAACGTAAGCCGGATGAGGATGACTATCTCTTTCTGGACACGCCACTGCAGCGCTTTTTGAATCGGCTCAATCAGCGCATCCGTGCGAAAACCGCGTATCCGCTGATTTCGTCCGCCACACACGCGGGAGGTTGGCTCGATCCGCGCGTCTGGGTGGAACGTCTGAAAGCCGCACAGGAACAACAGCTGGAGGTACTGGAGACGGACCTGGAACGCAGCTGTCTGCGCCTGGCACCCGAACATCGGACGGCTGCCCTGGAAGCGGCCCGGGAACTCAAGGCCCCTTACCAGGCGCTGGCGATGACCGCACTGGGTGGCGACGGCTCCATTGATCCGGCTCTGCCTCCGGTCGTCTGGATTGCCGCCCTCCGTGCTCGGGATGCGTGGGGAGATGTGTCAAAATTACTGGCACCAGAGGAGCGGGTGATAATAACAGAAACGATTGCGAAACTGCCCGATGTGATCTTTCCCTGTGATTATGAATGGACCGCTGGGGAACGGCTGGCTGACAGCAGCATGCAGCAGGATGTGATCCGCGCCTGGCCAACTCAGGGAGAAGCGCAGCTGGAAACAAAACAGCATCAAAACACGATGAAACAGTTGCTGGAAGCCCTGGAACGGGATGAGGATCCGGCTGAGGCACTCAAAAATATCACCGCACAGAAGAACAAAACCACCACGAGCTTTCGTTTTCTGCCTGCCGAATTACATCATCTGAGGCCCACCCTGGCGCCGCCGTTTCTGTACCCCTATCTGGAAAATCAGTGGCCGATGAAACTCGACTGGTACTGGTGCCTGGCGACCAAAGCCCTGGCCCTTCGGGTGGAGAGTGGATCTTCTGTTGATACGCCCTTCGGCCAGTTTCTGTTACCCCTGTTTGAACTGGATCGCCCCCTGACACTGATGGCAGCCCGCGCACTGTGGATTGCCACCGTCAGCAAGGATGGCAGTGCCCGTTCGATGGCGACTGAGGTCTGGATCGCCCTGTCGGACAGCGATCGGCTCGATCTGGATCTCCTGACCCGCGCATTGACCGAGGTGATGGCCGGAGGCTGGGTGAAACTGAACCGGGCCAGTGAAGTGCTGGCGGAAGTCGCCGCAGTCTCTCCGGCCCACGCACTGTGCATCGCCCCGGTCCTGGAAGCGGTGCTCATTTCATTGGATCCCTTCCCTCGCAATGTAGCGGTGCTGCTGGAGCCGCTGGATGAAATGAATGAACTGCTGGGTCGGGCGGTCTCTCCCGAACTGAAGACACGGTTGGAGCCCATCAAAAGTGGGAAAGCGAAACCACTGGCGAAATCGTTACTCAGCCGCGCTGATTTCATCACGCCGGCGTGTCAGGCTGCGGTGAGCAGACTACTGCAGGCACGCCTCGAACGGGCCGAGCGGGTTGCGGCGGCGGAGTTTTGA
- a CDS encoding SitI3 family protein: MSLDYSFALDTEDHPEDLLRWLESTFQMKRYANQRGTCADVGLQCTVLLQNTTSRDLIDRIYGIDTRIHILCRIDKGEAQSVGMDKLVELCLGLLCRDSADLLLLSNGEQGHVLRTHQDIYADCSDEYWEQKWNAAFGKARIEFRHDSLPCL, from the coding sequence ATGTCTCTGGATTACTCGTTCGCATTGGACACGGAAGATCATCCAGAGGACTTACTGCGCTGGTTGGAGTCTACGTTTCAGATGAAGCGTTATGCAAATCAGCGTGGGACCTGCGCTGATGTAGGGCTGCAGTGTACTGTCCTTTTACAGAACACAACCAGCAGGGATCTCATCGACCGAATTTATGGCATTGATACGCGAATCCATATTTTATGTCGGATCGACAAAGGTGAAGCTCAGTCTGTTGGCATGGACAAACTGGTCGAGCTGTGTTTGGGGTTGCTCTGTCGGGATTCGGCAGACCTGCTCCTGCTGAGTAACGGCGAACAGGGGCATGTACTTCGCACTCACCAGGACATCTACGCAGATTGCAGCGATGAATACTGGGAACAAAAATGGAACGCCGCCTTCGGCAAAGCCAGAATCGAGTTCAGGCACGATTCGCTTCCCTGTTTGTGA